GCGCGTCACGCGGTGGTGTTGGTCTGGTACCCATTGCTGCCTGCCGGGAATCACCAGGTGCTGTTGGAAGCGCTTGAGCGTAGCGGGATCCGCAAAATCTGGCGCAGCGAGCTTTGCCAGCGAGCTGCGGAGACCCATGAGCGCGGCATGTACGGTAGCGGAATGTTGGTGATTAACCCGCCCTGGGGGCTGGATGAACGTCTGGCCGGCGCGATGGCCCAGTTGACCCCGCTGCTGGGCGCACAAAGTCGCTATCGTGCGTCTTGGTTGGTAGAGGAGTAGCGCCGTTTAAGACCGCCTATTTACCGATACAGAAGCTGCCAAAAATTTCCCCCAGCAAATCGTCGGCGCTGAATTCACCGGTGATTTCGCCGAGCGCCTGCTGCGCATCGCGCAGATCTTCCGCCAGCAGTTCACCGGCGCCATTGCCTTCGAGCTGTCGGCGGCCGGTTTCAAGGGCGTTCATTGCCCGGTCAAGCGCATCCAGGTGGCGGCGGCGGGCTGAAAAACGCCCCTCAGTGGTCGCTGAAAAGCCCATGATATCTTTCAGGTGCGCTTTCAAGTTATCCACACCCACGCCTGTTTTTGCAGAAAGACGCACCGTGGGTGGGTTTGTGGATAAATCTATGCCCGCCTGTTCGGCGCTGGTGTCGATTTTATTACGCACCAGCGTCAGGCGCTGCTGGTCCGGCAGCCGGGCGACAAATTCAGGCCAGATTGCCATGGGGTCGGTTTCATCGGTCGTTGACGCATCGACCAGCAGCAGCACGCGGTCGGCGCCTTCGATCTCTGCCCAGGCCCGGGCGACGCCGATCTGTTCCACCGCGTCAGGTGTATCGCGCAGCCCAGCGGTATCAATTACATGCAGCGGCATCCCGTCGATGTGGATATGTTCGCGCAGCACATCCCGCGTGGTACCGGCAATATCGGTGACGATGGCGGTATCCTGCTCGGTCAGGGCGTTGAGCAAGCTCGACTTACCGGCATTGGGACGCCCGGCAATGACAACGCTCATGCCCTCGCGCATCAAGGCTCCCTGGCCAGCGGCTGAGCGTACGTCAATAAGCTCACGGGTTACATCGTCCAGCAGGCTGGCCACGTGGCCATCCGCCAGAAAGTCGATTTCCTCCTCGGGAAAATCAATCGCCGCCTCGACGTAGACGCGCAGTTCGATAAGCCGCTGTACCAGCGCGGCTACCCGGTTGGAAAACTCACCCTGAAGCGAACGCACCGCGTTTTCGGCGGCGGAGCGGGAGGTGGCATCTATCAGATCGGCAATGGCCTCGGCCTGGGCCAGGTCAAGCTTGTCATTCAGGAAAGCACGCTCGGAAAACTCGCCCGGCCCTGCCAGTCGAGCGCCTAACTGGACGCAGCGTTCAAGCAGCATATCCATGATCACCGGCCCGCCATGGCCTTGAAGTTCGAGTACATCTTCACCGGTGAACGAGTGGGGGTCCGGAAACAGTAGCGCGATCCCCTCATCGATATTGCCGTCGGCACCCATAAAAGCGCCATAGTGTGCGTAGCGTGGGGCTGGGCAGTGGCCTAGCATGGCGACGGCAATGTCGCGGCAGGCCGGGCCAGAAACACGAATAATACCGACGCCGCCACGACCGGGGGGAGTGGCCAGGGCGGCGATGGTGTCTTGGGTATAAAGTCGGTCTGCCATGGCGTTTCTCTTTCTATGTGCAGGTGGCAAGTGAACGTAGTGTGAGTTTTTGCCTCCTAAAACACCAGACCCCCGCAAGAGCGGGGGTCTGGGTGTTCAAGGCATCGGCTTTATTTTTTGGTTTTCATGCCTTTGCCAATACTTGGGTCTTGCTCGATTTTGCGCGTAATGAAGTACTGCTGCGCCACCGAGATGATGTTGTTGACCACCCAGTAGATCACCAGGCCCGCCGGGAACCACAGGAAGAAGAACGTAAAGATGATGGGTAGCATCTTCATGATCTTCGCCTGCATCGGATCAGGCGGCGTGGGGTTAAGCTGTTGCTGTACGAACATCGAAAGGCCCATCAGAATCGGCAGAATAAAGTACGGGTCTTTCACCGATAGATCCTGCACCCAGAAGATGAAGGGAGCGTGTCGCAGTTCAACGGACTCCAACAACATCCAATACAAGGCGATAAAGACTGGCATCTGCACCAGGATCGGCAAGCAGCCACCCAGAGGGTTGATCTTCTCCTTCTGGTAGAACTTCATCATCTCTTGAGACATCTTCTGGCGATCATCGCCGTACATCTCTTTGAGACGCTGCATCTCGGGGCCAAGCTTGCGCATCCGTGCCATCGACTTGTAGGCCTTGGCAGAAAGCGGGAAGAGAATGGTTTTCACCAATACCGTCAACAGGACGATGGACCAGCCCCAGTTGCCAACAATGTCGTGAATCTTGTCAAGCAGCCAGAATAGCGGGTTAGCCAGGAACCATAACCAGCCATAGTCGACCGTCAGCTCAAGATTCGGCGCTACCTGCTCAAGATGATCCTGAATCTTGGGACCCATGTACAGAGTGGCACCCAATGAGGTTTCTTCTTCCGCTGCCAGCTCGCTGGTGGGGCCAGCAAAGGCGATGACATTACGGTCGCGCGAATCCGTCGAGACGTAATAGAGGTTCTGCTGATTCTGTTGGGGTACCCAAGCCGAGACAAAATAGTGCTGGATAATGGCCATCCAACCGCCTTGTGCCTCTCTATTATTGAAGTTACCGCCTTGGATATCGTCAAAATCAACCTTTTCATAGGTTTCTTCAGGGGTTGAATACGCGGCGCCCAGATAGGAATTCATGCCCATACTGACGCCGCTTGACGGATCAGGGCTGTTATCCCGAGCGAGTTGGCCGATAAAACGAGCGCTGACGGGCTCATCGGTGTTATTGGCCAAATAGTAATTGACGTCAACAGCGTAATTGCCACGTTCAAAGGTAAGTCGCTTGATGACCTCGATGCCGTTTACCTCGGCGGTGAGGTTGACCTCAAGTTGATCTTCGTCATCACCTAGCAGGTATTCGCTGTTATCGGGGGTAAATGTAATGCGATTTGCTTCCCCGTTAAGCTGCAAGCCTGAGCGTGCAACGTAGCTGCGCGTTTGATTGTCGGAGAGCAGAACATAACTGCGATCCGACTCGAGCGCCTGTTTATGCTGAGGTAAGGCGGCATACACGATATCGCCACCGTGTGGATCAATACGAACATCCAGAACGTCGGTGGTAACCGCGATGAATTCACGGCTGTCGCTGTCACTTTCGTCGCTGTTCAGCGCGTCTTGCGAAGCGGCAGCGTCATCACCGGGAACCGACAAGTTGTCCGCGTCGCTGTCGCCAGATGCGTCGCTACTCTCCGACGTTGCGTTGTTATCGCTGATTTGACGTTGCGATTGCTCGGACGACGATTGATAAGACGTCTGTCCGTAATCCTGATTCCACTGTACAACCAGTAGATAGGCCAGAATGGCAAGTGGAATCAGTAATATAAGTCGTTTTACGTCCATGAGGGTTCTGCCCGCTGGGTGGTGAACATGCTAATGGCGCAGTATCAGTTGCTCGACCCATGACACACGAAAGCCTGCCAGGCGGCAGGCCGAGGTCGAGCGATGAGGTGCCCATCAAGTAGTGCGCTTTGAGCTAGCAGGTGGCGCGTCGGCTGCCTGGCTGTCGCGCCGAAGCCGTTTCCACATACCATGGAGCTGACGATATAAAACGTCATTGTCCATGTCCTGAACGCCACGCCGAGCAAGAACCACAATATCCACTGCGGGAAGCTGGTCTTGACGTAGCCGAACTGACTCACGAACGAGTCTTTTGAAGCGATTTCGATCAACGGCGAGCTTCACATTTTTCTTGCTGACCACTAGGCCAAGGCGGGGATGCCCGAGGGTATTCCAACGTGCTAACGCCATTATACCCTTGCCATGCACCTTGAGGTCTGCTTGCTCAAAAACGTAGCGGTAATCCCCGGCATTAAGTAAC
This window of the Halomonas sp. SH5A2 genome carries:
- the rnpA gene encoding ribonuclease P protein component, with the protein product MPHQGFPRYFRLLNAGDYRYVFEQADLKVHGKGIMALARWNTLGHPRLGLVVSKKNVKLAVDRNRFKRLVRESVRLRQDQLPAVDIVVLARRGVQDMDNDVLYRQLHGMWKRLRRDSQAADAPPASSKRTT
- the mnmE gene encoding tRNA uridine-5-carboxymethylaminomethyl(34) synthesis GTPase MnmE; protein product: MADRLYTQDTIAALATPPGRGGVGIIRVSGPACRDIAVAMLGHCPAPRYAHYGAFMGADGNIDEGIALLFPDPHSFTGEDVLELQGHGGPVIMDMLLERCVQLGARLAGPGEFSERAFLNDKLDLAQAEAIADLIDATSRSAAENAVRSLQGEFSNRVAALVQRLIELRVYVEAAIDFPEEEIDFLADGHVASLLDDVTRELIDVRSAAGQGALMREGMSVVIAGRPNAGKSSLLNALTEQDTAIVTDIAGTTRDVLREHIHIDGMPLHVIDTAGLRDTPDAVEQIGVARAWAEIEGADRVLLLVDASTTDETDPMAIWPEFVARLPDQQRLTLVRNKIDTSAEQAGIDLSTNPPTVRLSAKTGVGVDNLKAHLKDIMGFSATTEGRFSARRRHLDALDRAMNALETGRRQLEGNGAGELLAEDLRDAQQALGEITGEFSADDLLGEIFGSFCIGK
- the yidC gene encoding membrane protein insertase YidC, coding for MDVKRLILLIPLAILAYLLVVQWNQDYGQTSYQSSSEQSQRQISDNNATSESSDASGDSDADNLSVPGDDAAASQDALNSDESDSDSREFIAVTTDVLDVRIDPHGGDIVYAALPQHKQALESDRSYVLLSDNQTRSYVARSGLQLNGEANRITFTPDNSEYLLGDDEDQLEVNLTAEVNGIEVIKRLTFERGNYAVDVNYYLANNTDEPVSARFIGQLARDNSPDPSSGVSMGMNSYLGAAYSTPEETYEKVDFDDIQGGNFNNREAQGGWMAIIQHYFVSAWVPQQNQQNLYYVSTDSRDRNVIAFAGPTSELAAEEETSLGATLYMGPKIQDHLEQVAPNLELTVDYGWLWFLANPLFWLLDKIHDIVGNWGWSIVLLTVLVKTILFPLSAKAYKSMARMRKLGPEMQRLKEMYGDDRQKMSQEMMKFYQKEKINPLGGCLPILVQMPVFIALYWMLLESVELRHAPFIFWVQDLSVKDPYFILPILMGLSMFVQQQLNPTPPDPMQAKIMKMLPIIFTFFFLWFPAGLVIYWVVNNIISVAQQYFITRKIEQDPSIGKGMKTKK